ACATTCTTATCTGAAAAAAGTCCAAGCTGAACATCATTATTATCTGTTGTGATGTCACCTGTAATATAAATATCCCCTGTGGCCGCAATCGCAATAGACTGATTAGCCACATGACCACTAATATGCAAATCACCATCCACATAAATAATACCGCCTGGAATTGTTGAGCCATCAAAAGTCCATCCTTCCAAGCTTGTATTACCAGCAAAATTGAATCCAGGTGCTGCACTAGCAAAGTTATTCATATTAATCGAAGGAAATACAATATTTGCTACTTGATTAATGTCTCCTTGAACGTCAACGTCTGCTTGATTAGCTCTAGATAAATTACGAATATAATTTAAATCTCCAGTTATTGTTATTGGATTCGCTGCTGTAGCGGTTGCAAAAGCAAAACTTTCAGCAAAAACATTGCCGCCAATAGTCGCTCCGGCCCCTGCTGTAAGAGGAGCATTAGCCGTAAAAATATTTGTAGCCGGGTCCATAGCTCGCACAACAACTTCTAAAGTTCGAGTGGCAATTTGCCCATCAAGGCTCGGCGCCCAACCAGTAATGCGAAAAGGAATATTAAACCAAACTCCATCTGGAATAAGTCCTCCGGGTAAAATCACTTGCGCAATACTAAATTGTCCTGCCGGAACAGCAGGATTCGCGGGATTATTAACATCTTGAAAGATCGGATTTCCTCCAGCGTCGACCGTTCCTAGCCAATTAAGCCCTGCCCCATTTCGAAGCTGCCTTAAAGTTTCCTCCACTCCCGCTTGCGCGCAATAAAGAGCGCTGTCAGAACTTTCTTGAACAATTGAGCTTGTTGTGTACGCGCTCGCGCTAAAAAAAGCCATCATCATTAACACTCCTAAAAAAAGCATGACAAGAAGTACACCTACAAGCGCCATTCCCTTTTTTTGTTTTATCATTTTATTTTTCATCCTTAACCTCCAAGCCTCTTTTTTAATAAACTTTTTTATCAATTACGTGCCACAATCTCCTTCGTCTGTTGATATGAAACCACCTGTCTAAACACCTGATCCCTTAAATCTAAATTTACTGTCAAAATAAACCCATTAACAAAAGCTGGATTATTCTCTAAGACAAAATTAGTATTTGCATCAACCCTTTGAGAAAGCACTGTGCTAGTGCCAGTTGTCTGCCCCACCCTTGTCAAAGTTAAATCTGGCGCGGACAAGGGAGTCACAGCCAACTGATAATCAACTTGGCTTTCCGGAAAATTTCCCGTTCCAAAAGTACCTGCAAAAATCGGAGGAGATGATGGATCTGTAGGATCTGTAAGCAAGGGAGGCGGAAAGTTAATCGTTAAATTTCCCCCATTAACAGCTAAGCTTAAAGACTCCATAACATCTTCTTCAATAACGCTCAAAATCCTTGAAGCTTCTTGGGCCAAATCAATACGCGTAATTTCAGTCTCGAAACTAATCCATGCTCCTAAAAAAATCGAATACATCATCGCAGACAGGATTCCAATTGTAATCGCTGAAGCAAGCATCTCAACTAAAGTAAATCCACGTCTATTTTTTATCATCAAACCTCTCCAATAAATGTAATTGTAACCTTAACATGTAGCTTATCTTGATCTTTATTAAGAAGAATATTTCCAGTAGAACCTGATTTTGTTTCTGACCCTCTTGTGCCTGTCGCTCTCACTCTATGTCTAGCATTTTCGTTAACCATGTGAGGCTTCACCGATGCCGGCAAATTATTGAAATTATTATTTGGCGGCCAAGTTTCAACTACTTTTTCATCCAAATCAATAGTTCCATTTCCATTAAGATCTTCAAACCCAAAACTATAAAACCCTTGAATATCTGCTGTAGTTTCAAAAATCGGCTCTCCGTGCGTATCATTGCCACTGCTACAATACGGCTCTAGACTAACCTCAGCAAAGGAAACAGGATTCCCGTCTTGATCAACAACCTGACCAGAGATTGTTCCATATCCTTTTCTGTAAAGACCGACATTGTGAGGAACTGGCGTAGAATTAATTTGTTTGCCGATAATAGTACCTGATCCATCATAAAGAATCGTATTCGGCGCAATACTCAAAACTTCTACTGGTTTATGCGGCCACGCGCAAATACCACACGATGATCTTTCGTAATACGCAGCTTTATTAAAATCAATTTTATACGTATCTTGCAACGCCACACCCTTTTCTGGTATTAAATTATCCGGACACGTCGGGCAACAATGAAAAGACCAGTTGCAACCTTCAGCCTCTAGAGATACCCCAAATGTCTGCCCTGTGATTGTAACTCTACAATCAGCTGAGCCAAATGGAGCACCTGTCTCAAGATTAGAAAGGCTTCCATTTGCATCCCCACAAAGGCTTCCTGGATCATCATCAATATCCAAAACAACTGATTCTAGCGCAGAATCAATAACAACGGCTGTCTTCTCGGATTTAAAAGCAATATCCTGTTCACCAAGAGCCCCACAACAGGCTCCCACATTAGCATTAAGAAAAGCTTGTGTAAACATATAATTAGGATCAACGCCAATTAAGTCTAACCATGGAACTTGAATAGAAAGATTATAAGTTGAAGCCCCAGTAAATGGAGTCGTCAGCTCTGCAAAAGGACTACCATCGCCCCATTGAACCTTAACCAGCACATCTGAATTAGGAGTTATAGCAGGTAAAGAAATCGCTGCAACATCAACAGTAATCATCAACGTTGAAAAATCTTGTATTGGCTCAAGGGTAATATCCCCTAAATTAACATTATCTCCAGCACTGACACATATGCCTCGCGTTGCATCACCGTTCATGTCCATTTCGGCTTCTGTTGCTACTGAGCCAAACCAAGGATTGCCTATTGCAGCAGGACATAAAGACATTGCAGGTGCAGGGTTATTACCCAACACAGATGAAGACCATCCCTTTGCAAATTTCTGACCACAAAAATTACCCACAAATCCTTGACCCCCTTGAATGAAATACGAAGGAAAATCAACCAAAGCGGTATCAGCAGAACCCGTTGCCACCGTATAACATCTCTGAGTAACAGTTGTACTAAAGTTACTGATATTCAAACTAAAATTGCCCTGAGCATCTGTTTGCAATACATCGTGATCAACAGGAGTCGTGTGTGTATCAAGAGAAACACTCCTTCCCGCGATACCCTGATTATTAGAAGAATCAACTAACCTTCCACTGATGGTAGCTCTTGATGGAACCAAATAAAAATCTTGGACAATATCTGGAATATCAGGCAAATTAATCGCGGCAGCTGGAGCCTGAGGTTGCGTCAATGTCTGAAGTCCAGTAAAGCTCGCCCTTAGGCGATAACCATTACCAACCGGAAGAGTATTTCGACCCTGCAAATTCTTAAAACTATAATTGCCAGACGGATCTGTTCGAACAAACTGGTTTACGACCCACGGCGCAGCAGCGGGTGCATTTGCAATTCTTACTACAGCATTCTGCAATGGCACAGGACTAGCGGGATTTGTATTATCAAACACTGTACCAATAATATCTCCAAAAACAAAACTTGAGGGCTCAGAAAGGGAAAAAACATTGCTTGACTGTTGCGTGGCCCCTTTTTGATCTGTCCACTGAAGCTCAACAACAACCTGAGTGATATTCGCTTGCGGTGTATTTGGAGTATACGTAACGCGCTGTTGAAAATGGCCAGCAGGATAATTAGGGACATTAATAGGAATCCAGTTTGGATCTGACGTTAAAGTTGAAAAAGTAGCAGGATTGCTTTCTACGCCTCTTTTAATATTTTCGAATTGAGAAGTGACCGCGTCGGCCGCAACAATTCTATCTTGCGAACGAACCTGAGAAGATGAGAAATTATTAAACACCGTATAAGTGCTAAAAGAAATAATGCCTAAAATAATTCCGCTCACAAGAACCTCCAAAAGAGTAAAACCTTGATTCGAAACTTTAAAATAGCGCGTAAAAATACCCATAACAATCTCCTTTCGTCAACACAATTAAGTGCTGAATTAAAATCCTTTATCTATAATAAGTATAGTATATAAAACACAGAAAAATGGTCAAAAATAAGAATTTATGAAAGCGCTTTCTTAAGTCTTTACTGTCTCGTCGACAAAAGGTGAAATATCAATAAAAAGCGAGAAAAAACAATGAAAAAAAACAACAAACCCCGCCAGAGAAGAAACTTCTGTGGCGGGGTAAGAAATAACACCAAAAATTAATTGACAATAATCTGCGGAGTAACAGTAATAATGATCTCTTTTTTATCTTTTTCTGTTTTTTCGTATTTAAAAAGATTTCCCAATATCGGGATGTCGCCTAAAAATGGAAATTTATAATTATTGACCTTATCGTCTTCACTGATCAGGCCTCCTAAGATAAATGTCTCGCCATCTTTGACTCGCATACTGGCCTCCGCTCGCCGCGTACGCACCCAAGGATATTGATCGTCTGTGCCTCTCCAGCCAGCGATAAAACTGACCTCAGGAGCCACGGTCACAACCACATAATCATCTTCAATAATCGAAGGCGTCAAAGCTAGCTTTACCCCTGCTTCTGTAAAACGTACCTCGGTTGAAGTCGCTCCCCCTGAAATGGTTGTAACCTCGTAAGGAATAGAATCTCCAATAAAAATATGCGCTTCTTTGCCATTAACAGCCGTAATTTTTGGATTTGCTAAAAGCTTGGCCTTGCCCGTACTCAAAAGATGCTTAATTGTTAGGTCAAACTTGAGCGCAGTACGCCCCATTCTATAAATATGAAGCGGAGGAGGTTGACTAGTTATCGTAGCTCCATCCGCAATCTGGCCAAGATTCTTTGTTTCCTGAAAACTAATAGACGTTGAATCATTCCAATCAACACCAATCTCTTTATCAGAGCTATAGTTAACCTCTAAAATCTGGGTGGTCAAAAGCACTTGCTTTTGAGGTCGATCAACTTTCGCAACAATTCTTGATGCTTCCTCAATCTCATAAGGTGTGCCTGTAATCACAATCGCATTTGACTCTTCATCAGAAGCCAAAGACTTAACAATATCTTTTAGTAATTTCTCAACGTTCTTGGCCTTAATGTTCTTAAGCTGTATGACCTTGGTAACCGAGTCCATTGAATTAATTCTGTCGCTAGACGCAACAAAAATAGAATCCCCTACCTCAGCTTGTTTTAGGCCATACGAATTTAGAACAATATCCATGGCCTCTGTCAATGTGACATCTTTTAAATGGACTGTGACCATGACATCTTTTAACTTTGGATCAAGAATAATGTTAATCCCAGCCCACTCCGAAAAAAGACGAAAAACCTTATCAAGCTCAGATTCCTTAAAATCAATAGTCATCCTCTCGCCAGCTTTTTCAAGCTTGGCCAAGCGCTTGCTGCTCGCATCAACACGGACGAGATCGCTCTCCGTCGGTTTAGATGGAAGATCGCATGTGATACACTCAGGACCGGAAACACTAGGCGAAACTTCTATGGGATGACTCGACGTTCTTATAATCTTTGGTGAAGGAATAAAAACTTTTGCTTCCTTTGTCTCAATAGGTTCTGGTTCAATCTCAGCAGACTCTGAAGACTCAGCCGATTTATACAAATATCCTCGATTAAAAGAATCTTCTTCATTATAGGCCTCTTCCTCGTCATAAGCATCTTGCTCATCATAGACAGCTTCCTCATCATAAGCATCTTGCTCATCATAAGCGGCTTCCTCATCATAAGCATCTTCCTCACCATAAGCATCTTGCTCATCATAAGCAGCTTGCTCATCAAAAGCGGCTTCCTCATCCAAAGTATCCTCTAAGGCCGGTTGCGCTTGACGAGAACTAATAATCTCTTGCTCAAGGTCGTTAACAATATCGCTAAACTGATCTACATTATTATCTTGAGCACTCACAACAACGCCATTGCCTTGATAAAGTACAAAAAAACACGCGCATAAAATCACGCAAACCAAAAAACCCATCCGTTTTGTCATTATTATTCCTCCTTAATATTACTTAAAATAGCTATCTGTCCGTTTTCAAGCAAGAAAACAACCTCCCCAGCGCTAATATCTTCTACTTTCATGGTATCAATAAAATCACCAGCACGCAGAACAAAATCATCTTCCGGCGAACTAACAAAAGCAATCGGCTCCTCAGCCATCAAGACACCTTTTAAAACAAGGCCTAAAACCTCTGGGGTTGTCATTTGTGGCAATCCGACCTTTGCATCTGGATCCAGTCCTGCCTCCAGCGCCCTTTCTTCCTTTAAAGATCCAGGGCCGATTAAAGGTCTAAAAAAGTTTCGCTTAAGACGCACATTTTCAGCGCGCGTTAAAATAGAAAAATCTACATCCTCGTCTTCATCTACCATGCTGACCTGCTGTGCCGCTACAGGTGCAGCAGGAGCAACGACTTTTTTCATCAACGCTATTCCTTGATCACATCCACCACCACAAAGACCAAGAAATCCGATGACAATAAAAAACATAATCCATAAGCGCAGTTCTTTATAATAATTATTCATTAGAGTCTTTGTCTCCCAAGCCATATAAATTGATCTGAAAATCCACATTCATCCGAGGATAATCCCTTGTCTTAAAATCAAACTGACTAATCGTCAGCAACTGCTTTGTTTGCTCAAGAGCTCCTAAAACGGAAAGAACATCGTCGATCTTTCCTTCAATGCTAATCTTAAGTGGCGTAACCGCGATTATCATCGATAAGTCTTTTTTCGAAAAAAGATTTCCCAAATTTCCCTTGTTCACTTTCTGATTATTAATAGCAATCGTCTTTTCAGGTAAATTCTTTATCGAAACAACGCTTACATTGTTTTTCTGCGATATATCTGAAATACCATTTAAAAACAAGGATACATCTCTTTGTTTAAACAAAATCTTTTTAAATTCATCAATAGAAGATTCATAACGCTTAAGATACGTACCCATACGTTCTTTGTCTTCTGTTAATTTCTGAACCTCAGCCACATTAGTAACACTATTTTTCTGCAACTCTTGCTGACGCTGTGAAATAACATAATACGAGCCTCCTAATCCCAATATCAAAAAAAAGATTAGCGCAAACCCTAACACTTGAGACTGAGTCAGTGACTTTGATAGAACAACAATTTTACTTTCATGATACATATTTTATTCCTTGGTCAACGATTCATCAGAAAACTTAAATTCAAGTAAAAATTGATACAACAAAATTTCTTTTATTTTACGCTCATTCGTTGATGCTAGATTAACATTAGAAAAACGTTTGTCAGCTTTTAGCTTCTGCATCATCTGCGCAACAGAATTTAAGTCT
Above is a window of Candidatus Omnitrophota bacterium DNA encoding:
- a CDS encoding type II secretion system protein produces the protein MIKNRRGFTLVEMLASAITIGILSAMMYSIFLGAWISFETEITRIDLAQEASRILSVIEEDVMESLSLAVNGGNLTINFPPPLLTDPTDPSSPPIFAGTFGTGNFPESQVDYQLAVTPLSAPDLTLTRVGQTTGTSTVLSQRVDANTNFVLENNPAFVNGFILTVNLDLRDQVFRQVVSYQQTKEIVARN
- a CDS encoding prepilin-type N-terminal cleavage/methylation domain-containing protein, with translation MGIFTRYFKVSNQGFTLLEVLVSGIILGIISFSTYTVFNNFSSSQVRSQDRIVAADAVTSQFENIKRGVESNPATFSTLTSDPNWIPINVPNYPAGHFQQRVTYTPNTPQANITQVVVELQWTDQKGATQQSSNVFSLSEPSSFVFGDIIGTVFDNTNPASPVPLQNAVVRIANAPAAAPWVVNQFVRTDPSGNYSFKNLQGRNTLPVGNGYRLRASFTGLQTLTQPQAPAAAINLPDIPDIVQDFYLVPSRATISGRLVDSSNNQGIAGRSVSLDTHTTPVDHDVLQTDAQGNFSLNISNFSTTVTQRCYTVATGSADTALVDFPSYFIQGGQGFVGNFCGQKFAKGWSSSVLGNNPAPAMSLCPAAIGNPWFGSVATEAEMDMNGDATRGICVSAGDNVNLGDITLEPIQDFSTLMITVDVAAISLPAITPNSDVLVKVQWGDGSPFAELTTPFTGASTYNLSIQVPWLDLIGVDPNYMFTQAFLNANVGACCGALGEQDIAFKSEKTAVVIDSALESVVLDIDDDPGSLCGDANGSLSNLETGAPFGSADCRVTITGQTFGVSLEAEGCNWSFHCCPTCPDNLIPEKGVALQDTYKIDFNKAAYYERSSCGICAWPHKPVEVLSIAPNTILYDGSGTIIGKQINSTPVPHNVGLYRKGYGTISGQVVDQDGNPVSFAEVSLEPYCSSGNDTHGEPIFETTADIQGFYSFGFEDLNGNGTIDLDEKVVETWPPNNNFNNLPASVKPHMVNENARHRVRATGTRGSETKSGSTGNILLNKDQDKLHVKVTITFIGEV
- a CDS encoding secretin N-terminal domain-containing protein; the protein is MTKRMGFLVCVILCACFFVLYQGNGVVVSAQDNNVDQFSDIVNDLEQEIISSRQAQPALEDTLDEEAAFDEQAAYDEQDAYGEEDAYDEEAAYDEQDAYDEEAVYDEQDAYDEEEAYNEEDSFNRGYLYKSAESSESAEIEPEPIETKEAKVFIPSPKIIRTSSHPIEVSPSVSGPECITCDLPSKPTESDLVRVDASSKRLAKLEKAGERMTIDFKESELDKVFRLFSEWAGINIILDPKLKDVMVTVHLKDVTLTEAMDIVLNSYGLKQAEVGDSIFVASSDRINSMDSVTKVIQLKNIKAKNVEKLLKDIVKSLASDEESNAIVITGTPYEIEEASRIVAKVDRPQKQVLLTTQILEVNYSSDKEIGVDWNDSTSISFQETKNLGQIADGATITSQPPPLHIYRMGRTALKFDLTIKHLLSTGKAKLLANPKITAVNGKEAHIFIGDSIPYEVTTISGGATSTEVRFTEAGVKLALTPSIIEDDYVVVTVAPEVSFIAGWRGTDDQYPWVRTRRAEASMRVKDGETFILGGLISEDDKVNNYKFPFLGDIPILGNLFKYEKTEKDKKEIIITVTPQIIVN